In the Bacteroidota bacterium genome, GGCCAACAACAACGTTTATGTATTGCCAGAACACTTGCGGTTAAACCAACTGTAATCTTAATGGATGAACCGGCATCTGCGCTCGACCCTATTTCAACTGCTAAAATTGAAGAGCTCATTGCTGAACTTAAACAACATTATACCATAATTATCGTTACACATAATATGCAACAGGCTGCTCGTATTAGCGACCGGACTGCATTTTTTTATTTGGGGGAATTAATTGAGTTTGATACTACAGTAAATATTTTCACTGCACCAAAAGAAGAAAAAACACAGAGTTATATTACCGGTCGATTCGGTTGATTTTATATCATCATTTAAATAATAAACAATGTCGCAAATAGATAATCCCGTTCACAATTTAAAAGCAGAATTGGAACAAATGTTTCAGTTGGTTTCTACACAATTAACCAAAGCAAAAGAAGCATTAACTAAATTCGATAAAGACCTTGCCCGAGAAGTTATTCAAATTGAAAAACGTGTAAACGGACAAGAATTACAAATTGACCGTATTGCGGAAAATTTTATTGCATTGTATTCTCCGGTGGCAATCGACCTCCGCTTTGTGCTTGCTGTACTTAAAATAAATAATAACCTTGAACGCATTGGCGATATTGCAGAAGGTATTTCCAAATACATCATTGAATCCAGCAGTCCACTTGATCAAAAATTAATGGAAGAAAGTAATGTGATTCCAATGTATGAAGCAGCAGTCCGCATGCTCGAAGAAACAAAAATGGCTTTCGAAAACGAAGATACCTTAATCGCAAGAAAAATTTTTAAAAGCGACGACTATCTTGACCATATTAATATAGAAGCCATCCACAATTTAACAGAAGGTATGAAAAGTGATCCTTCTAAAATTACAGATGCACTATATATCATTTCTATCATCCGCAAACTCGA is a window encoding:
- the phoU gene encoding phosphate signaling complex protein PhoU, with translation MSQIDNPVHNLKAELEQMFQLVSTQLTKAKEALTKFDKDLAREVIQIEKRVNGQELQIDRIAENFIALYSPVAIDLRFVLAVLKINNNLERIGDIAEGISKYIIESSSPLDQKLMEESNVIPMYEAAVRMLEETKMAFENEDTLIARKIFKSDDYLDHINIEAIHNLTEGMKSDPSKITDALYIISIIRKLERIGDQLKNIAEEIIFYIEAKVLKHAKLK